From the genome of Oryza glaberrima chromosome 1, OglaRS2, whole genome shotgun sequence:
GCACTGGTAGCAATGAGGCAACGACACTTGAGGCAACTCGAAACCCTACTAGGTAATCCTTCTCCTATATGAATAATGGAAGCTAACTTTATACTGTACACATCTGCTGTTTATTTCTGCCTGTAAAACTAACTATAATAGTGTTCATCTGATGCGCCTCTACCAGTCCCATTTGCTCCAATGAAGTGGAGTATTTCAAATTCAGCTATTGGCACTAACATCTTTTCCACTCTTATTTGTCTAATGTGTAACCAGGAGGCAACTTCAGAATCCCACAAGGCCTGCTAGATCTCTAAGCACTCTGACAAGAGTTGTTAGACGAGGTTACCTTCATGATGTGTAGCATGTTTAACTTTGTAGAAGCTCGTCATTTCAACTACTAATTTTGAATCCTTATGCAGGTGCTGAAAGCACCGGAATAGAGGCCAATGGAAATTCCTACGATCTGAGCACAAAGTTGCTCCATCTAGCATGGCACCCATCCGAAAATTTAATTGCTTGTGCCGCTGCGAACAGCTTGTACATGTACTATGCATAAACAAGGAGGGGATAAGAAGAGCGACAGTATTTTTGGTAGCTGCTCCCGGTGAGAAGTGTTTTAACCCCTGGTGCAGCAGAGCAGGGAGTTGCTGGTAGTGGTGTTTTTTTTGGGCCGGTCACATGCTGTTCTTTTGAGTGCCATATAGAGCTGTCCAGAGTCCAAGAGGAAGTGACTCGATCATTCCCGGGAAGCAGCTTgattctgattattttttttcgaggGGAAAGGCCTGTCTTTCCCTTATAGGTTCATTTAGATTTAAAAGATAAGATTTCTAGTTCGACATTTGGAAGGAACAAGAACTGTTGGGAATCTGTGGTTAGATGATAAGGGGATGATCTTCCGTTGTATTCATGTTGAAATTATGGTCTTGTAACTTCAGGACAGAGGCACTGAAGCTTTTGATAATTTTGTTTTTACAAAAGTGATATTTCTTTCCTATGTGCCGTAGCTTTTCTTTCCTACCGAATGCCTGGGTAGCAGTCCGTCGTTATGCGACGTAATGCAAAATGGATGAGCATCAAAACCAGATGCAGACATGTGCCATCTTTTCTGCTCTCCCGACTTGTCTAAGCCCTTTATTTGCTTATGATTTGTATTAGTTTGGTCAATATAATTTTCACATTGTATGCTTCAAATCATTCTAGGAAAAATATACCGTCATGTCTTGACTCTTACATAAGTCTTGTGCAAataagtactagtactacctcTGGAAATGTTTTTTACTTGTGAGGGTACACTTTGACTTGCATATGACACACAGAAACACCACGCTCATGTCACACCACACGCGCACAGCAGACGAACGTCTTTTTTCGTCGCTTTCGCTTGTTTTGAGAGAAGCCCGTGGTTAGTAcgcaataataaaaaaaaaagaagctcaTAGATAAGATAATCCGTACTAGCCCAAGTATCTCACTAGGCCTCGAATCCACACGGTCTCAAGTCAAGTGGTCATCAACCCACGATACCTCTAGCCCAAATATTTTACTGGGCCCCCTTTTCCCCCAAACTCAAGCTGAGCCGAACGCAACGGTCCATCGccgaatgacatgtgggacccacccacCAGTGTCACCCCCTCCCCGCCCCCTTCCATCTTCAAAAACCCCTCACGCCCCACGACCATTTCGAACTCCTCCCCCATTCCCCAACCAaaccccttccccttctcccctcGCTCTGCTCCCCTCGAAacctagggttagggtttcggcccccctcctccccaccggCTTCCGAATccacccgcctccgcctccccctcccgccatggccgccggctcCATCGTGGTGGACTTCCCCTCCATGGGCGCCGCCTGCTGCTTCTCCAGCCTCGAGTCCCTCCTCCGCGACTCCACCTCCCGCTTCCTCgctgccgtctccgccgcgcccgacCCGGACCTCACCAACTTCCGCTCCCTCTTCTCCCGGGTGCTCAACACCTACCCGGACCCGCCGCTGGAGGCCGTCTGGTTCTTCTCCGCGCTCTCCTTCCACGACAACCCCGGCGACCTCCGcagcctcctccacctcctctccgccttcaccgcctcctcccgctccgccgccaaGCCGCTCGCCCTCCTCGCCCCCGTCGTCTCCGAGCTCTACCACTCCGCCAAGCCCCGGAGGGAGGCCGAGGCCCTGGTCGAGGCCGTCCTCAGCTACATCAGCATCTGCagcagccgcgccgcccccgccgccggcgatggcgccgacGCCGGGAGCCTGCTGCCGGCCTTCGGCGAGCTGGTGAAGGTGTGGAGCGTGCGCCACTCGAGGGACAGGTGCCCGTTCCAGGTGCTCTTCCCTCTTGTCGGGGAGGACGCCAGGCGGGAGCTCATGAGGGAAGGCTGCAGCGTCGCCTTCCTCGCCGGGGCGGTGGTTGCCGAGGCGTTCCTGCTCAGGCTCTGCCTCAAGGTGCAGGGCGCGGCAGGCGCGTCACGCTCCGAGCTGCAGAAGGAGCTCAGGATCTGGGCAGTGAGCTCCATCTCGGTCTTCCAGAACCAGCAATTCTTCGGTAAGACTTGATATGATGCTACCTGTGTTTGTATCATGGTTTCTCTTAGGATTCAGGTGCAGTGACCCGATTGTGATGACCGTTGTGCTGATGGATTTCGCAGGGGTTCTGCTGAACATGCTCGTGAATCCTCCGCTACCTGTTTATTCACTACTGGTACGTGTTTCATGCTTAATGATTGATTTGAGGGATATAGTTAGTGTATGACTAGGCTAGCAACATAGGGGTAGTATGCACTAGCCTCTTAATGCATTTCGGCATCATGAACATTGTATTTCCACAGTATTGTCATTCCAATATGTATCACAAGAAGCCTAGGATTTGAAATTAACTTAATAAGCTCATGCCTTGAATTAACAAGCGGGTGTATGCTCAGGTTTATCATTATCTGTTGTGTGTTTAGTTAATTAGCACAAATTACCTTTGTGAAATAAGAACTCTGCAACTTGTTCCTTTGTACTTCAATTGTGCTTGGACTCAGGAGTCTGTGTTAACTTGCGGAAATTAAAGAGGAGAACAGTATTAGGAATATTATGTTTCCCAATGCTGGTGTTACTGTACCATTATTGCTGTCGATGTATCCTCAAGGAGGCTGAATTGGGATGGAGTTCTATCTCATCTTTGGGATGAGCAAACAGGTTGAAGTCTGAACTGTGGATATTCTTACACCCTTTTATTCAATTGATAATATGATATTCACTAGGAATGACTATGCTGTGTTGTGAGAAGCTAGCAAACTTGATGTTGCCTGAACAAATATTATTCGTTATACTGTTTACTTATAAGGAAATGCTGATCATGGCCATATTATTTACtccctaattaattaagttcaccaatataatcatcatatattgttgcgaaactaatttattttgtatatCGCACTTGTTCTTATGTGTTCCTTGAGTAGATGACTACTTGATCAGTTTCCTTCATTTACTCTGGTAATATTTCATTTAGAAGAGTGAGCTGTTAGTTATTAGCCATCGAATGTGGGTTGTGACGATGCCATTGCTGGGATTTTGTGCCATCTTATTGATGCTGCATATTGGTTTCTTATGCATAATTCAGAGTGCTGATGATGAAATCTTGGTGAGAGATGTCCTTTATGATGCTCTGATTTTGGTGGATTATTCTTTCATTAACAAAGGAGCAGGAGTTGATCAAGCTGATAGCTCCCTTTTGCCCCTTTA
Proteins encoded in this window:
- the LOC127768919 gene encoding uncharacterized protein LOC127768919, encoding MAAGSIVVDFPSMGAACCFSSLESLLRDSTSRFLAAVSAAPDPDLTNFRSLFSRVLNTYPDPPLEAVWFFSALSFHDNPGDLRSLLHLLSAFTASSRSAAKPLALLAPVVSELYHSAKPRREAEALVEAVLSYISICSSRAAPAAGDGADAGSLLPAFGELVKVWSVRHSRDRCPFQVLFPLVGEDARRELMREGCSVAFLAGAVVAEAFLLRLCLKVQGAAGASRSELQKELRIWAVSSISVFQNQQFFGVLLNMLVNPPLPVYSLLSADDEILVRDVLYDALILVDYSFINKGAGVDQADSSLLPLYVSRLLITHDAINDARSKGDQGRAMSFMNAFFTSNIPTYFAKCATSQVGFNQLSKPAAITPQALLKWLVDLEDKGFKVFGENVSRIRERLMYDEVKNGYQSRMTHSDADLFFIDKQSGGEVMDTRAGEDEEAVEMETADNAFMAAAQSMKAMANGMRKRKDCGAEDANVVKFVKYKVEDSSVKDYFLSANNGMSSGSEVENPQSDDEMEETD